The window aaggagcATATTTTTAAGTAACTAAAAAGTAATTACGAACATATTTTTAAGCTCCCAAAGCCAAAAAACCAAACATGGCAAGAAAATCTATTTTAGTGATAGTCAGTAAAACAAAAGGTTCTCAAATACGAAGcacaattaaaataactagCATCATCTCTTTTTGGTTTACATCCTTGTCCAATTAACGTACACCATGAGAAAATTTATAGAGCTTAACCATATGAGAACCAGCTACGGGGCAAAGATTAGTTACTCCATATTAAAGAAACGTTTGATTCCAcactaaaatttgatatttgcatgaaaaggaaaataattccAGAGCCTCCTCTAAGTTCATTCATCAGCTTCcgtctttttctctaattattGGCAAAATGTAAGATTTATAGAGGTAAAGCGATTTATCAACTCCAAGAATTTTCACTCAATATAAATGGAAAATGTTGCTTCCCaacaaaacatttgattttgcaTCAGAGAGAAAACACTATGAAATTCGTgaacatttaaaatacaaatctaCGTTTGACTGCAGCAAAAGAAGTCGCGTAACTAGAGAAGATGGAAttgaatttgtaaaatataccAAATGTTCCCGACAAAGCTCAACTGCCAAAAATGGTGGGCAATTCAAACTTGAAATTGCAGGGCAGTTGCTGTCTCCTGCATTCTGAACCATTAGTGGAGGAACATGCATATCATCCGAGTAAACTTCACCACCAAATGCTCCAACCGCTGTTTGCATAGTCCTACGTGCAACCAGACAGATCTTTGATCAGTAGGAGGGAAAACATGAGATTTTAgcatataatatgaaaatgtcGTCCACAACGTAAAGAGACAGGGCTCAATTATCCAGAGGGAGAAATaagcataaagaaaaaaattatatatacaaaagatTCATGCTAGTTGACAACTAGGAATTTAAGAAGAATTTTTTAACACATTCTCTCAAAATACGTAAAACACATATTAGCAAGGCTTGTTATGCTTTGCCTCATAGTCATACATTTTGGAAATTGTTCAACCATATGTCAAGagtaaaatttaacaaataaaaagttttgataGACAATTCTCATGCGGAACCTCAAACTCCAGAACCATTAGTCCAAAGATTTTACATGTAGGAAAGGTGTATCCACATTCCAGCCCATAACTTCGTTTCTAAGAAGAGATACCTGAACAAGGGAGATGTAACGACTAACTCAATTCTCTTAGAAAGTCCACATGATCGTACATGTCTCCGCAGATTGCCAACCTGTTTCAATTCCcaggaaaagaaataaataagtgATTCTggaaaaattagaataaaaacaaGAAGGGCTTACCTGCTTCCATCCTAAAGAAGTAAGTTGAGCgtcaaaacaatcaaaagaTTGATATTTGTTCGCCTCCTTGTCCCCTGCCGCATTATAAAGTCCCTGGGCATGCCTCAcctgtaaatttaattacaataagATTCAAATACAACCAGTAGATTCAAAccaatacaaaaattataataataaccaTTCAACTTAAATTTACATCAagagaataatattttgttacacaCCAGATGAACAGTTTTAGTACGATGCGATGAATACAAACTTCGACCCGCGGTAGCGTCCATATCTGAAGATCAGAATaattgcaaataaaaaaagtgaaaaccAGCCAGCTTTGGACAAAACAACTGTAGAAGATAACAATAACGAATAAATATTTCCACGCTACGAGCTAAAGCATAATATTGATCATTCAAGGCCTCGCTCCTTGGAACGAAAAATCATAATCGACcagaacaacaacaataacgATAATGATAACGATAACGAATTAATACTTTACAATCGCAACGATCCATTTCAATAactatcaaaaaaaaaagaatcacggataaaaaaaaaaaaaaaaagaatagaacaATGTACATCCGATCAATGAAACCGAATAAAAATGGATGAGAGAAGGTTGGATTGATA of the Cucumis sativus cultivar 9930 chromosome 3, Cucumber_9930_V3, whole genome shotgun sequence genome contains:
- the LOC101203298 gene encoding phosphoglycerate mutase-like protein 1 isoform X4; this encodes MDATAGRSLYSSHRTKTVHLVRHAQGLYNAAGDKEANKYQSFDCFDAQLTSLGWKQVGNLRRHVRSCGLSKRIELVVTSPLFRTMQTAVGAFGGEVYSDDMHVPPLMVQNAGDSNCPAISSLNCPPFLAVELCREHLGVNPCDKRRSISECRSLFPAIDFSMIEQDEDILWTSDIGETNGEVADRGLMFLKWLWTRKEKEIAVVSHCGFLFHVLSVFGDDCHRSIEDEICKQFANCELRSFVLVDWR